The DNA window CGCGCCGAATGCGCCCGGCGATGCGACCGGACAGCCAGAGGATGGCCCCGATGCCCATGCCCAGAATCAGGAGATTGATGAAGACCGTCAGCATCGTCTCCGACCAGATCTCCGACATGGCCTCATCCAGGGAGTACGCCAGCACCACGTTTCCGTACCGCTCCCCGTCGTACTCGATCGGGTGGGAGGTGCGCAGCAGTCCCCCCTGGCGGACCGTCGAGCCGGCCTGAAGCAGCGCCCCCGTATCGACCTGGAGCCCGTCGGGGTTGTGGTCGAACAGGACCGCGTCGTCCTCGTCGAGAATCGCGACGTACCGCACCTTCGAGTCGTTGGTGGCCCAGTCGAAGGTCTTCTTGACCAGGTCGTAGTTCGAGCCGGCCAAGCCGGCGTCTATCCTGGGTGCAATCTGCTGGCAAATCCGTTTCCCGTGGGGTCTGTCCGTGAGAAGCGACTGGGGGGCTGCCCCAGACGGGGAACCGCCGGCCCTGTTTCTGGGCCCGACGAGTCGGACTGCCTCCGACGAGCATCGGTGCGGGCCGTTTGTTAGACGGATCCCCGTGAGGCGTGCCCGGGCAGCCTGGGCGTACGCCTCCGTGGCGAGAGGGGAGGCGACGCCGGCTCGCTACGTCGGATGCGCCTTTCGGGGGAGAATGGGGAAGTCCGACGGGTGATGGGGCCGTAGGAGATGAGGACGCCCACGCCACGCGACCATTCGCCGGGGGAAATGGAATCCGGAAAACACCGGGTGATCGGGCCGATGGATCGGATGCTTGAATCGTAGGTTACACACGATGTCTATATAGCTCTGGCACTTCCCTTCCGCCTGCGTCCAACGCTCTGTCTCGGTCGCTATGCCCGACGAAGCCCCTGCTGAATCCTCCCGTTCCAACCCGGACCGCTCGCGTCTTCTGCTGAAGTGGGGTGGGGGGCTCCTCGGCGGACTCCTCGTTCTGGTTCTCGCCGCGGCCCTTCTCCTGCCCCGTCTCTTCACCTCCGAGCAGTTGAAGGGATACGTCGTCCCGCCCCTGGAGGAGGCAACGGGGCGACAGGTACACATCGACGCGATTGGACTGCGCGTGCTGCCGGCCCCTGCCGTGCGCGTCTCGGGCTTTCGCCTCGCCAACGCCGAGGGCTACGGGCCGGCGCCCGCCGTGGAAGCCCGGGCGTTGACCGTGGACGTGGCCCTCTGGCCCCTGTTTTTGCTGGACATTCGGCCGACGGCCGTGGCCCTGGAGGCACCGGTGGTGCGCTACGAGGTGGGCAAGGACGGGGCGACCAACTTTGATGATCTGGGGGCGTCCGACACGACTGCGGCGGCGGGCGACGAGTCGCCGCTCGCCGGCATCCCCGTGTCGAGTTTTCGCGTGTCCGGGGCCCGGATGAACTACACGGACCGGTCGACCGGCCAGGCCCTCCGGCTGGACTTCGAGGCGCAACTGAGCGCGCGCCCCGATGGGGCGGCCATCAGGAGCGAAGGGACCGTCGACCTGCGGTCCGTGCGGGCGCTGCTGCCCAGCGTGGGGCCCGACACCCTCGTGGTCCAGGAGGCGGCGGCCACGTACGACGTCCGCGTGGCGCCCTCCGAGGGGGAGGTCGAGGTCCGGACCCTCCAGCTCGACACGGCGCCGGTTACGATCGCGGCGGACGGCACGATTGCCGGGTTGAACGCGCAGCCCGCGCTCGACCTCGCGTTCGAAACGGGGCGGACGGACCTCGCCGAGATTGCGGCGTTTGCGGCGGTGGCGGGCGTCAATCCGCGGGGCACGCTCGCGCTCGATGGCACGGTCGCGGGGCCGCTGGCCGACACGACGGAGGGCCTCGCCCTGTCGGCGACGGGGCGGCTTGCCGAGGCGGGCGTGGACTACGAGGGCACGGCCCTGCTCCGCGACCTGAGCGCCGACCTGTCGCTCACGCTCGACTCGGTGGCCGCGCGGTCCGTGGACGGGCGTCTGCTGGGCGCCTCGCTTGCCGGTGACCTGTCGGTGCGCGATCTGGGGGACGACCCGCGCCTCGCCCTCCAGCTGAAGACCGGTGCGATGAATCTGGCGGACCTCGCCGCCTTCGCTCCGCCGGAAGAGGTCGGTGCGTATAATCCGCAGGGGACGCTTCGACTCGACGTGACGGCCCGGGGCCCGGTGCCGTCGGACGCGGCGTCGATGCGGCAACTCGCCATTGACGGGTCCGGGCGGCTTGCGGGCGGCGGCGCGGACTACGAAGGGGAGGCGCTCCTCCGCGACCTGCGGGCGGGGCTCGGGTTTTCGGGCACGGCGGCCTCGGTGCAGGACCTGAACGGACAGCTTCTGGGCCGCCCGGTCTCGGGGAGAATCCGTGTGCGCGATCTGTTTGGCCAGCCGCAGATAAAAGGGCAGCTCGCCGGAACGGCGGATCTGCCCCGCCTCGCATCCCTCGCGGGGGCCGACGTCACGGCGGGGTCGATTGCGGGGCAGGCCGACTACGACGTGCAGTTTGAGGGCCCGACGAGCGTCCCCGACGCGATCCGGCCCCGAGGGACGGTGCGCCTGGCCAATGTCCGGGTGCCCTACGCGTCGTTTCGGAATCCGGTCGAGATTCCCGACGCCACCGTGCAGCTGACCGGCACGGGCCTCTCGATGGACCGGTTTGCGGTCCGGTCGGGCGAGCAGGCCGCGTCGCTACGGGCCACCGTGCAGGACCTGTTTCCCCTCTCGGAGGGACTGGCGGAGGCCGATCCCGCGCTGTCCGCAACCTTTGCGCTCACCGCCGACCGTCTCGACCTCGTGGCCCTCTATCCGGAGGCCGACACGTCGGACGTGACCTACTCGCAGCTCTTCGCCGCGCACCTGTCGGGCGGGACCCTGGATGGGCAGTCGCCCGAGGCCGTGGCCGACGAGATGTACGGGGGCGTCCAGCTGCCGGCGTACGCCGTGGAGGGGCGCGTCGAGGTGGGCACGCTGCTGAACGACCCCCAACGCTTCGACGACCTGGCGTTCGACGTCCAGATGGACGACCGGCGGCTGCGGGTGCAGAACCTGACGGGGACCACCTACGAGGGCACCCTTGCCGGCTCGCTCACGCTCGATCAGCGGACATCGGCGTCCGCCTCCGTGAGGCCGGCGCCCAACTCGGTCTGGCTCGCCGCGGCGGCCCCGGGGCGGGTTCCTTCAGCGACGACCCCTGCGCCGGCATCGGCACTCACGTACGATTTTGAGCTGCGGGACGCACAGGCCGGGGCCGTCCTTGAGGACTGGACGACACTGGGGCGCCTCGTAACCGGCACGCTGACCCTTGACGCCGACGGGGAGACCGCCCTGACGGATGGCTTTTTGCCCCGGGCGGAGGCCTTCACCGCCGTTGGGCAGTCGCTCGTCGCCAATGGCGGCCTGTCGCTCGACGTGGGGCCGGCCCAGGCCCTCGTCGACGCGCTGAACCTGCCGGCGGCCTCCGTGAAAGAGTTCAACCGCCTCGGCGGCCCGTTCGCCATCGAGGACGGCCAGTTCCGGCTGAACACGTGGGACGTCGGGGGCCCGCGGGTGGACGGGCAGTTGGACGGCGCGCTGGGCCTGGGCGGCGGCGTGGACCTCGAAATGAGGCTGCAGGTGCCCCTCTCGATCCTCAACAATTCCGGGCTGCCGGGCCGTTTGGGCGGGGGGGACGGCCAGCTCGGGGCCCTCCTCAGCAAGCTCGTGGGGGGAGACGCCGGCGCCCAGGCCGTGCCGGTGACGGTCCGCCTGGGGGGCACGATGCGCGACCCGTCCGTGGAGGTCCTAAACAAGGACGCCATCACGTCGACCATCCGCTCGCTGGCGAAAGAGGAGGGCCTCAACCGCCTCCGAGACCTGTTTGGGGGGAACGGGGGCGAGTAGGGCCGCCGGCCGGACCGGGCTGCGGGACAGGAGCTACCACCCGAACACGGGCCGCGGGAGCGGGGGCCACCCGGGGGATCCGTGATGCCCCTGCGCGGCCGGGATGACGTGCTCTGCCAGCAGGCGTAGGATCTGCTCGTTGTGGTCGTCGCTGCCGCGGGGGCGATCCCGGAGCGACGAGGTGCAGGCCACGACGAGGTCGAGCCGGGGGACCACGAAGACGTACTGCCCGCCGTAGCCCCAGGCAAACGCCACACGCTCGCCCCCAAGCTCGTGCGTGAACCAGAGGTGTCCGTACTGGTGGTCGCGGTAGGTGGAGCGCACGTAGGTCCGCCAGGACAGGTCAACCCAGTCCGACGGCAGCACCTGCCGGCCCCGGTAGCGCCCGCCGTTCAGGTACAACTGGCCAAACCGCAGCATCGCCCGGGGCGTGAGGGCCATGTTGTTGCCGCCGAAGTAGCGGCCCGTCGGGGACTGCTGCCAGCTGCGGATGCGCACCCCGAGCGGGTCGAAGAGGCGGTCCTGCGCAAAGGCCCGGAGCGACCGGCCGCTCGCCTCGGCGAGGACGGCTCCTAGGATGTGCGTGGTGCCGGTGCTGTAAATCATGTCGCCCCCCGGCCGGTCGACCAGGGGGCGCCGCAATGCATTCGCCACCCAGTTCGGACTGGACACCCACGCGCCGTAGTTTCCGAAGCTCGTCGATTCGAGGCCCGTCTGTTGCGTGAGCAGGTGATCGACCGTGATGCGCTGCTTGCGCGGGGCGTCGGCGAGGAGGGTTGGGAAAAACGGGCCAATGGGCTGGTCGACGCCGCCGAGGATGCTGTCCGCGAGGGCAATCCCGGCGAGGGCGCTGAGCACGCTCTTGCTGGCAGACTTGAGGTTGGCTCCCTGATCAGGATTGTGTCCGTTGAAGTAGACCTCGGCCACCGTCGTCGTGTCGCGGGCCACGAGCAGGCTGGTGAGGGGCGGGGCAAGGTCGGCGGCCCGGTCTACGGCCGCGGCGAGCGCAAAACTGTCGAACCCGTACGACCCGGGCGGGTGTGCCCGCCATGTTTCCGTCGTGGGGCCGGGCTGCGCGTGCGCGGGGGCCGTCAGCAGGGACAAGAGGAGCAGACTGCCCAGTGCCGTGGGGGCGGAGGGGCGACGGGGGGCGCTCCGAGGTGTCGCGGGACGGAGAGACATGGACGCGAGCGAGTTGAGAACGTGGCAAACCGCCCGTGCGTACTTCAACGCCCAAATTGTGTTCGGATCCGCAAAGGGCGTCCCATTCGATGGACGTCCACCCTGACCTCCTCGAACGCGTCTCTGCCAAGTGCGGGTCGGTGAACAGCGAGACCCTGGCGCACGTCGTCACTCTGGCGGCCGCCGTGATCACGCAGGCCATCCGACCCCTCCACGGTGATCGTGAATGAAAGCGCCATCGTTCGCCTCATGGACAGGGGGAGGCTATTCTGCCCCTTCTGCCGGGGCAGAAATTGGCCCCACACTCCCGCGCCCCCACTCGCCCGCGCCCTACTGGCCTCTCTCCTACAATCAGGGGCAGCGGAGCCGCCATCGCTCGACCGAGCGTTTCAGATGCGATCGCCCGGCGAGTGAGGGTTGCCATTCGAGGAGGGAACCCCTACTTTCGAAATGCTCGGTTTTCCTCGTCCACCCCCTTGTGCCATGTCTATGCGTCCGACGGCTCGCATTCTCGGCTGCGCGCTTTTGCTCGTCGTTGGCGTCTTTGCCCTCCCGGCCTGGACGTCCGCCCCGAACGCGTCGCGCCCCGGCTCGTCGTCCGGAACGGCCGGTCCCGCACCGGTCCCCGAATACGCAGAGAACGGAATGGTCGTCTCCGCGAAGAAGCGGGCCTCCCAGGCGGGGGTGTCGATGCTCAAGAAGGGCGGCAACGCCGTCGACGCGGCCGTGGCCACGGGCTTCGCCCTGGCCGTCGTGCACCCCTACGCGGGCAACCTGGGCGGCGGCGGGTTTATGGTCGTTCGCATGCCTGACGGGTCGGTGACGACCATCGACCACCGCGAAGACGCGCCCAGCGGGGCCACGCAGGACGTGTACCTCGACGACGACGGCAACGCCGTCCGCCAGCGCAGCCGGCGGGGCTACCTGGCCTCGGGGGTGCCCGGCACCGTGGCGGGCCTGCTGACGGCCCTCGACGAGCACGGCACGCTCGACCGCGCGACGGTCATGGCCCCTGCCATCCGGCTTGCCGAGGAGGGCTTTCCGCTGCCGCACACGATGGCGGAGGACCTGAACGACCGCTACGAGGCGTTTGCCGAGTTTTCGGCGACCAAGAAGTACTTCACGAAGGGCCGTGCATCGGCGGAGTACCGGGCGGGCGAGCGGTTCGTGCAGTCGGACCTGGCCCGGACCTTGAAGCGCATTCGGGACAAGGGCAAGGCTGAGTTCTACGAAGGGCGAACGGCCTCGCTCATCGCCGAGCAGTTTCAGGCCAACGGGGGGCTGATTGACGCGCAGGACCTGGCCGAGTACGAGGCGGTGGAGCGGGATCCGGTGACGGCAACCTACCGGGGGTACGAGGTGCACTCGATGGGGCCGCCTTCCTCTGGGGGCGTCGCCATTGCCCAGCTCCTCAACGCGGCCGAGATGAGAGACATCGACCAGATGGGCTTCAACTCCAGCGCGACCGCCCACTACATCGGGGAGGCGATGCGCCGCGTGTTTGCCGACCGGGCGAAGTGGCTCGGGGATCCCGACCACGTGGAAGTGCCCACGGAGGGACTCATCCAGAAGGACTACATGCGCGAGCGGATGGCGTCCTTCGACTCCAGCCGCATTACGCCCACCGACTCGGTGCGGGCCGGGGAGCCCATGCTGGCGGGCGAGTCGATGGAGACGAGCCACTACTCGGTCGCCGACAGCAGCGGCATGGCCGTAAGCGTCACCACCACCCTCAACAGCGGCTACGGCTCGAAGGTGATGATCGACGGGGCCGGCTTCTTCATGAACAACGAGATGAACGACTTCGTGCTGAAGCCGGGTGTTCCCAACCAGTTTGGCCTTTCCGGGACGAAGCGCAACCTCGTGGCGCCGGATCGTCGCATGGTGTCCTCCATGTCGCCCACGATCGTCGAAACCCCGGAGGGCGAACTTTCCCTGGTGATCGGGGCGCCGGGCGGGTCGACCATCATTACGACCACGTTCCAGGTCATCATGAACGTGATCGACCACGGGATGGACATCGAGCAGGCCGTGACGGCCGGGCGCATCCACCACCAGTGGAAGCCGCGTCACCTCAGCCACGAAGAGTTCGCCCTGTCGAGGGATGCGGTCCGAAACCTCCGGGCGCGTGGGTGGGAGGTAACGGAGGGCGTCTTCGGGGGCATCCCGCGATGGGGGCGCGCGCAGGGCCTCCGCGTCACACAGTCGGGCGACGAGGGGCGGGTGTTCTACGGCGGATCGGACCCGCGGGCCAACGGCGCAGCGGTGGGATTTTGACGCCCAATATAGAACGTCGCGGAATGGCGGGCGTTTTTTTGCCGTCACTCAGGCCCCAAGGGGCCGAGCGAAAACGGCACATGAGGACCGGACCGCGGCGTTGACGTGGCGTATACGTATGACCTCCATCCCGAAATTAGCATTCTTCTCATCCGAAATGCCGGAGACACGTGGACCGGGGAGGACATTCTCGCCAGCGCGGGGGCGGTCGTGTCGGACGAGCGGATGGAACCCGGCCTTGATTGGGTCTACGACCTGCGAACGGTGCAGGAGGCGATAATCGGGGTGGAGGACATGGAGTGTATCCTCGAACGGTTCTCGACCTACCGGGCGGAGGGACGGGTAGCGAGCAGCAGTGCGTCCGTCATCGTCCGGACGGAAGACGTGAATCTGCACTTCACCCCCACGCTCTACAAGCACCGCGCCGGCCGCCCCGAAGAGCTATTCGAGGTGGTACAGACATTGGAGGCGGCGCGGCAGTACCTGGGCATCCAAACAGCGGACTGGAACGCCGCATTGACGGATTGAGGCCCGATCGCCGGGCCCCTGGGCCTGGGGGGACAAGGTCGCCGGTTGGGCCCCTACTGCGTCCGGGGCGCGGGCGCCTGCCAGTCGAACTCCTCCTTGCTCATGTCCTCGTCGACGGGCACCGGGTAGTCGCCGGTAAAGCAGGCATTGCAGTAGCTGAGGTCGCTGTGGTTGGCCCGCTTCACGGCCTTCATGAGCCCCCCTACCGACAGGTACGCCAGGGAGTCGACGCCGAGATAGTCGCGCATCTCCTCAATGCTGTCAAATTTGTTGGCCAGTAGCTCGTCGGCATCGGGGAAGTCCATGCCGTAGAAGCACGGGCTGATGACCGGTGGGGACGACACCCGGAAGTGAACGCTCTTGGCGCCGGAGTCGCGCAGCATCTTCACGAGGTAGCGCGCCGTGGTCCCCCGCACGATCGAGTCGTCGAGCACCACGACGGTCCGGTCCTCCAGCAGGCCCTGCACCGTGTTGAACTTGCAGCGCACCTTCATCTCGCGGCGGTCCTGGCCGGGGGCGATGAAGGTGCGGCCCACGTAGTGGTTGCGGATGAGGCCGAGGTCGAACCGGCAGCGCCGTCCCATGTCCTGACACTCCTCCGCAAACCCGAGCGTGGAGGTGTTGGCCGAGTCCGGCACCGGCACCACGATCGGGGTCTTCTCGTCGTCCTCCGCCTCCTCGGGAATGGGCGCCTCCTGGGCCAGCTGGATGCCGAGCTGGCGCCGCACCTTGTCCACCATCTCCCCAAAGATCTGCGAGTCGGGGCGCGAGAAGTAAACGTACTCGAAGACGCACTGGCTGACCCCGTACTTCGTCGGGATCTCGTGGCTCTCGAAGTCGCCGTCGTTCACGCACCCCTCGCGGTCGATCACCAG is part of the Salinibacter ruber DSM 13855 genome and encodes:
- a CDS encoding AsmA family protein, producing MPDEAPAESSRSNPDRSRLLLKWGGGLLGGLLVLVLAAALLLPRLFTSEQLKGYVVPPLEEATGRQVHIDAIGLRVLPAPAVRVSGFRLANAEGYGPAPAVEARALTVDVALWPLFLLDIRPTAVALEAPVVRYEVGKDGATNFDDLGASDTTAAAGDESPLAGIPVSSFRVSGARMNYTDRSTGQALRLDFEAQLSARPDGAAIRSEGTVDLRSVRALLPSVGPDTLVVQEAAATYDVRVAPSEGEVEVRTLQLDTAPVTIAADGTIAGLNAQPALDLAFETGRTDLAEIAAFAAVAGVNPRGTLALDGTVAGPLADTTEGLALSATGRLAEAGVDYEGTALLRDLSADLSLTLDSVAARSVDGRLLGASLAGDLSVRDLGDDPRLALQLKTGAMNLADLAAFAPPEEVGAYNPQGTLRLDVTARGPVPSDAASMRQLAIDGSGRLAGGGADYEGEALLRDLRAGLGFSGTAASVQDLNGQLLGRPVSGRIRVRDLFGQPQIKGQLAGTADLPRLASLAGADVTAGSIAGQADYDVQFEGPTSVPDAIRPRGTVRLANVRVPYASFRNPVEIPDATVQLTGTGLSMDRFAVRSGEQAASLRATVQDLFPLSEGLAEADPALSATFALTADRLDLVALYPEADTSDVTYSQLFAAHLSGGTLDGQSPEAVADEMYGGVQLPAYAVEGRVEVGTLLNDPQRFDDLAFDVQMDDRRLRVQNLTGTTYEGTLAGSLTLDQRTSASASVRPAPNSVWLAAAAPGRVPSATTPAPASALTYDFELRDAQAGAVLEDWTTLGRLVTGTLTLDADGETALTDGFLPRAEAFTAVGQSLVANGGLSLDVGPAQALVDALNLPAASVKEFNRLGGPFAIEDGQFRLNTWDVGGPRVDGQLDGALGLGGGVDLEMRLQVPLSILNNSGLPGRLGGGDGQLGALLSKLVGGDAGAQAVPVTVRLGGTMRDPSVEVLNKDAITSTIRSLAKEEGLNRLRDLFGGNGGE
- a CDS encoding serine hydrolase domain-containing protein, which produces MSLRPATPRSAPRRPSAPTALGSLLLLSLLTAPAHAQPGPTTETWRAHPPGSYGFDSFALAAAVDRAADLAPPLTSLLVARDTTTVAEVYFNGHNPDQGANLKSASKSVLSALAGIALADSILGGVDQPIGPFFPTLLADAPRKQRITVDHLLTQQTGLESTSFGNYGAWVSSPNWVANALRRPLVDRPGGDMIYSTGTTHILGAVLAEASGRSLRAFAQDRLFDPLGVRIRSWQQSPTGRYFGGNNMALTPRAMLRFGQLYLNGGRYRGRQVLPSDWVDLSWRTYVRSTYRDHQYGHLWFTHELGGERVAFAWGYGGQYVFVVPRLDLVVACTSSLRDRPRGSDDHNEQILRLLAEHVIPAAQGHHGSPGWPPLPRPVFGW
- the ggt gene encoding gamma-glutamyltransferase yields the protein MSMRPTARILGCALLLVVGVFALPAWTSAPNASRPGSSSGTAGPAPVPEYAENGMVVSAKKRASQAGVSMLKKGGNAVDAAVATGFALAVVHPYAGNLGGGGFMVVRMPDGSVTTIDHREDAPSGATQDVYLDDDGNAVRQRSRRGYLASGVPGTVAGLLTALDEHGTLDRATVMAPAIRLAEEGFPLPHTMAEDLNDRYEAFAEFSATKKYFTKGRASAEYRAGERFVQSDLARTLKRIRDKGKAEFYEGRTASLIAEQFQANGGLIDAQDLAEYEAVERDPVTATYRGYEVHSMGPPSSGGVAIAQLLNAAEMRDIDQMGFNSSATAHYIGEAMRRVFADRAKWLGDPDHVEVPTEGLIQKDYMRERMASFDSSRITPTDSVRAGEPMLAGESMETSHYSVADSSGMAVSVTTTLNSGYGSKVMIDGAGFFMNNEMNDFVLKPGVPNQFGLSGTKRNLVAPDRRMVSSMSPTIVETPEGELSLVIGAPGGSTIITTTFQVIMNVIDHGMDIEQAVTAGRIHHQWKPRHLSHEEFALSRDAVRNLRARGWEVTEGVFGGIPRWGRAQGLRVTQSGDEGRVFYGGSDPRANGAAVGF
- the purF gene encoding amidophosphoribosyltransferase, which gives rise to MSDAVQEHCGIFGIFNHPEAARHTYYGLHALQHRGQEAAGIVTSTYDEQQEQPTMPAYKDFGLVLDVFDDPALFNKQLLGDVSIGHNRYSTSGASSNRDNIQPLVVHHRKGNLALSHNGNLSNARELRDSFREQGTLFQTTSDSELILHLTAQSRRQNHIDQIIDALMQIEGAYSLLLMTDEHMIAVRDPNGFRPLALGRLETPERHEGPAYCVASETCAFDMIDAEYVRDIEPGEILVIDREGCVNDGDFESHEIPTKYGVSQCVFEYVYFSRPDSQIFGEMVDKVRRQLGIQLAQEAPIPEEAEDDEKTPIVVPVPDSANTSTLGFAEECQDMGRRCRFDLGLIRNHYVGRTFIAPGQDRREMKVRCKFNTVQGLLEDRTVVVLDDSIVRGTTARYLVKMLRDSGAKSVHFRVSSPPVISPCFYGMDFPDADELLANKFDSIEEMRDYLGVDSLAYLSVGGLMKAVKRANHSDLSYCNACFTGDYPVPVDEDMSKEEFDWQAPAPRTQ